TCAGGAAAAAAACTTTAAggtgaaaaattctttttaagtgTAAACATTAAGTTCttcataaatattcaattgctattaatttgatattaaattaacacCTACAGTGCACAGAACAATTTactctaataataaatatcatattctATTCAAATATACAATTGATCATAAGTTCTCATGTCATATTTAGAGTTTAAAGAACTACATATTACTTtttagtattaattatttctaacttttataaaatatttcatgctCTTGTAATTgtctttgaattttcttttattcctaaATTACTTCTAATAAATTGTAGTGTTAGTGCAACCTAAGTGAAATATTGATTCCTTTCAGATGTCATTGACAGTTCAGCAAATCATATTGGATGCTAAAAAATTAGTGATAAGAATATCAGATCATGAAAATGCTGCGGATAATTTAATAAGCGACATGGAATTTGTACATAGTCAAATTGATAATATGAAACAGGTAATggctattttaataattatcatgagtcctatataaattaatattgtattatgatGTTTTTATTGTTTGCTTTTATCTTTGCAGTATCAAGAAGCAGTTGACATTTTAAATACAGAAGCAAAACAAACACCACACGTGCAGCTTATTACTGACATCCAACGTGAAAATAGACATTTACTTGAAATTCATGCTGAAAATAAAGAGTTAAGAAATGCTTTGGAAGATCATCAAAACGCACTTGAATTAATAATGTCCAAATATAGAC
This Vespa velutina chromosome 10, iVesVel2.1, whole genome shotgun sequence DNA region includes the following protein-coding sequences:
- the LOC124952202 gene encoding FGFR1 oncogene partner 2 homolog isoform X2, whose product is MSLTVQQIILDAKKLVIRISDHENAADNLISDMEFVHSQIDNMKQYQEAVDILNTEAKQTPHVQLITDIQRENRHLLEIHAENKELRNALEDHQNALELIMSKYRQQIASLMRLSKTDSSSLHNTKYANIITRQAEKINEMAAVMKTAASLDEEKECKEMETFHCLKKENDGLREVLNIANKFGSLSKEITVENKTIQTDPL
- the LOC124952202 gene encoding FGFR1 oncogene partner 2 homolog isoform X1: MHQPKMSLTVQQIILDAKKLVIRISDHENAADNLISDMEFVHSQIDNMKQYQEAVDILNTEAKQTPHVQLITDIQRENRHLLEIHAENKELRNALEDHQNALELIMSKYRQQIASLMRLSKTDSSSLHNTKYANIITRQAEKINEMAAVMKTAASLDEEKECKEMETFHCLKKENDGLREVLNIANKFGSLSKEITVENKTIQTDPL